The window AGTTTGCTAATACTTAATAAAAAAAGACCTGATTGCTCTTTGTCTATTAAATTCATCAACGAATGTGCCTGAATGTAATACTCAATCGCTTTTTCATTGTATTTTTTAAACTCTGCAATCCTGTTTTCCCAATATTTTTCCGTAGTGTTTTCTATTATTTTATAATTAAATTTAATCTCGACAATCTCTTTGCCTAATCTCGCTAAATTATCACTATGTTCTTTAACCGTTTTTTGTAATTTACTCCGTTCATCAGTCATAACATCTGTGAGCATTTCTATAATAAAGAGTTTGGATTCTATCCTCTTAATCGTTTCTCCATGCTTCAGTTGATATTTTTGAATATTCTAAAATACAATTTTCGCAAAATGAATCCCACTCTCCAATTTCTAATGTTTTAAAAAATTTTCTGGTCCAATCATATGGAGGTTTTTTCCTATACTGGAACTGTTGAATCGTATAGATGTCTTTCTCATTAAATTTTCTCAAACATTTTTTGCATTGAGCGTTTTTCATCTGTTATTCTATAAATTAAATTGGTTAATTAGGAATTATCTGTAGAATTAATTCATAATTTTAAGTTCAGTCTGTTCTAAAAGATTTTGAACCGATATCGGTTTTTGTTTTATTGCTTTAACTCCTAATTTTGTTAAAAACTCAGTTTGATGTTCATCTAGTTCAAGTGAGCTTACAATAACTGTTTTTTGTATTTCTGATGATTTTTCTTTTTTTAGATCTAATAGAAAATCGATTCCATTATAGTTTGGCATACACATATCAAGTAATATCAAATCATATTGATTTTTTAATACCATTCCCAATCCTACCTTTCCATCGGTGATACTCTCAAAATCATGGTTTTTGGTCTTAAGAACATCTGAAAATACTTTGCTTATCTCAGGTGAATCATCAATGTGCAATATTTTCATAAGATGTGATGAATGTTAGAATTCATAAAAATTAGTTTGCGCATTTGCACAAACTAAAAACCAAGAACTGTTGGTTTGTTATCTTGCTAGCTCTTCCTTTGTTACTTTATCTATTTTCAGTTTTAGATCATTTGATAAAGCTGAAATGTTATGTTTTTCATCTACGTGTCTTGCTATTTTACTCATCAAATCAACCATGTTAAATGCTCTAGTTGTCCAGTCGCATTTCATTCCAATATCTGAGCATTTGAAACTTTTTGTCATAATTTGCTATGCTCTAAATTGTATTATTATGATTCTGTGTCTACATTAAACAAACAGTTTTTCTCAAATCTGATTATTTTTCAGAACTATCTGTAAGATACTTGTCTACATCTATTGCAGCCATACATCCAAACCCTGCAGCCGTGATTGCTTGTCTGTAATTTCGATCATGTACATCCCCTGCGGCAAATACGCCTTCAATGTTGGTATGGGTTTTATTTTTTAAAATAATATACCCTTCATTATCTAAATCGATTTGGTTTTTGAATAATTTGGTGTTTGGTTCATGTCCTATTGCAACAAAAAGGCCTCCTACATTCAATGTTTTTTCTTCACCTGTTTTGATGTTTTTTAATACTGCTTGCTGCATTTTTTGATCACCTTTAATGTCTATCACTGCTGAATTCCAATGGAATTTTATTTTGTTGTTTTTTTCTGCTCTATCTTGCATTATTTTGCTTGCACGCAATGATTCTCTTCTATGTACTAGATGTACGGTAGTTGCAAATTTAGTAAGAAACGTTGCTTCTTCAATTGCTGAATCCCCACCTCCGACAACTATCAATTCCTGATTTCTAAAAAATGGCCCATCACATGTAGCACAATATGAAACACCTTTTCCTGCAAATGTTTGTTCTCCTGCTAATCCTAGTTTTCTAGGATTTGCGCCTGTAGCAATAATCACTGCTCTCCCTTCGTATTCTTCTGAAGCTGTTAGTACTTTGAATGGCTTGTGTCTAAAATCTACATCTACCACTTCGTCATCAATTATGGTAGTTCCCATTCTTTGTGTTTGCTTTCGCATCTCTATCATCAAGTCCGGACCCATGATTCCTTTCTCAAAACCCGGATAATTTTCAACTTCTGTAGTGTTAACTAGTTGACCTCCTGGTAGTATTCCTGATAAAATGAGTGTATCATATCCTGCACGAGAACTGTAAATTCCAGCTGTGTATCCTGAAGGGCCTGCACCAATAATTACAATATCAAATTTCGTTTTCTTTTTGTCTGGCATTTTTGGTGACTCGTCTTTGTTTTCAAGTATGGTTGCACCAGTATTTGCAGACATCATAATGTGAGCTCTTGATTTTTCATTAATTTAAGTTATTGATTCACTATGTCGCTTTTTTGTATGTCTCATGAAATTCTTTGCAGATCGTATATGCGATATTTTCGATGTGAAACACATCTGATATGTTCTTTTTGCCTTTTGCAATTGCCCTCATAATTGTCATACATTTTGCATTTTTTAGGGAATCTGGCTCTTTACTATCAGTCCAAGTTTTAAAACATTCTTCAAAATCTAAACAGAATTTCAGAATAATTATTTCCCAATCTTCAGACGTTCTTGGGATTTTTACATTATCTGCCAATTCTTGAAATTCATTTTTTCTATCTCTGAGTAATAAATTCAGAGTTTCTCTAACTCTTTTTTCATCGTATCCTGAAATTAATTTGATTCTATCCATAATCAAGATAATTTTAATTCAATATTAAAAAGTCATCTGTTAAATCCACCTTTGAAACTCATCTGTCCTTTTTTTACTCATGGGTGTTATGAAAATTTTAATTTACATGTCTGAATATCTAATGCATGGCCCCAAGGAATTTTTTTATTTTAAAATCGGATGGGCGTAAAGTAAAATTTAATCCAAATAAAATTTTGAGTACTTGTATGAGGGCAGGAGCAAGTAGAAAGACTGCTCAACGGATTTTAAAAAAAGTAAGATCAGATGTTTATCATGATATGGGCACTAGTGATATTTACAAATTAGTTTTACAAGCTATTTCTAAAGAAAAGGATGGCGCCGGACTCCATCAAAGATATCAACTTAAAGAAGCAATTATGAGGCTCGGTCCTGCTGGATTTGCATTTGAAAATTATGTTGCTGATTTATTGCCATATTATGATTTACAAGTTTCTGGAATCAGAGTAAAAATCAAAGGTAAATGTGCCTTGCATGAAATTGATCTGATTGGTCTTTCATCTTCTAAACAATTCATGATTGAATGTAAGCATAATTCTTATCGAGGTACGTATATTGGACTTAAAGTTGCCCTTTATACTCATGCTCGATTTTTAGATTTATCTCCTCGATTTTTTGGCGAAATGATCTTTTGTAATTCAAAAATATCAGAAAACGCCAAAAAATATTCAAATTGTATAGGACAACAGGTTTTCTCTTGGAGATATCCGTCAGAAAAAAGTCTAGAAAAAATAATTGAAGAAAATAAATTATATCCTATCACCATTTTAAATCTGACTTCAAAAGAATTGGGAATTTTTTATGGCATTGATTTGATGATTGCAAAAGATCTTCTGGATTTTGATGCTGTAAAATTATCTGAAAAAACTGGTATTGGTACTACTAGAATACATAATTTACAAATGATGGTAGAAAAAATACTGCAATTGTAAGTATGGTTTCTAATATTTTGCATTGTTCACTTGTCATTTTCTATGATGATTTTTTACCTCCTGTTTTTAACCTACTTTGATTTAGCGTAATCATGACTAGTGATCCTTTCTGCCATTGTGGCTCGTGTGGTCATGAAACAGTGTCAGAATGCTATTCAAAACAATGTTCTTGTTGTTTGAGTGATCATCAGGGACCTTTTGGAAAAAATAGATGATGCTTATCTATTGACATGATTTTTTAACTAAAATTTTATTTTGAACTGCTATCTAATTTTACATCGTTAAGTTTTTTAATATTTGTTGATGATTTTCGCATAATCTGCAGTTTTCTATTTGTGAGTATATTAGATCTTTTTGCCAATGAGCATTAAACAATCTACATTCTGGTTTATTACAAAATGCATCTGCTGTTTCATAGTAAAATATTGCCTGTAGTAGATATCCTTCTATGATTTTTGATAGTCTATAATCATTGTATTCCAGGTATGTTCCTTTGTACTTTTGTTTAATGGTATCAACATTTATGCCCTGAGTGTAATTTGCCATCAATTCTAAATAATACTCTCTTGGCTTTGCAGGCGCTTCGATTATTCCAGTGGTGGAAATTATTGAAGGATTGGCTCCAATTAAGGCCCTTCCATGGTATCTGTAATCGTTATAGTCATAAGTACATGTTAATTTGTTTGTAAAGAATATGTGGAATGAATCTGAATCTCCATCTGGGATTAATTCTGTTAGAATTTTTTGAAGTTCAAATCCATCATACATGATAATATTTTCTGTTTTTGAAGTATTCCTGATGTTTTCTTGCTCAAACACAATTTCATCTCTGTTTGGAATGTGTCTTTCAAATGGTTTTATGAGATTAAAAATTCTGCAAGATGCAATTTTTTCAGCTGTGTCCTTTTTTGAGTATTTTAAAATATTCTCTCTTTTTTCTACTTGCACTGTAAATGTTTGTTTTAGAAAATCAACTAGTCTTTCTAATTGAATTTCAGAAATAGCAGGTTCATCATACAAAAATATTTTCGAAATCTTCAATGATTTGATAAACTATTGATTGTTTATCTTTCTAACTCTTTAATTTTCTCTGCAGTGATTTCAGCAGCTCTTCTGCCTGAAAATAACATTGAGCCATATGTTGGACCCATTCTTGCAAGTCCATGTGTTTCAGTAACTGACATTCCTGCCGCAACTAACCCTGGATACACTTCTCCTGTTTTGTGAACAACGTGTTCTTCACCTTCATTAACATACATTGGATTCATTCCCTTCCATTCTGCTAACCCTCTATCGACCAATCTTTTTACTGCAACAGAATCATGACCTGATGCATCAATTATCATTTTTGCTTCTAATGCAATTGGATCCACACATGTAATGTTTCTTGGTAATGCTGAAACTGGCATCCAATTCACAACAATTCCTGCAACCCTGCCATTTTTCAATACTAAATCATCAAACTTTGTAAGATTAAGAAATTTAACTCCTGCATCACATGCTGCTGCAATTAGCTTTGAAACTGCATGTGGTCCAGGTGTAATGTATAGTCCATCTGAAACTTTTTTGTATGGTACTCCTAATTCATCCCATATTTTTTGAGCAGGCTCTCTTACTGTAACTGGATTCATCATGTAGCCTCCTAACCAATAGCCACCACCGAGATAGTTGTTTTGTTCAACTACTAACACTTTGAAACCCATATTGGAAAGATCTCTGCTAGCAGTTAACCCTGCAGGACCTGCACCGATAATTATTACATCTGACTGTGCCCTATCAATTAAAACTGCATGCCATTCGTTTGCAATTGCACGAGTAATCTCTACTTCACTAACATCTGTGAATATCTTTTCTGATTTTTCTGCAACTGTGGCTTTTTGCATGAAAAAGATACCTCTGAGAACCAATTAATACTTTACCACATGTTTTTTCCACTTTGGAAACTTATGTTGCTGTTTACTTTCTAAAGATCCTCTATACTTGGAACTATATTTTCAGCTCCATCTATCATTGCAAATTCCAAATACCCGCCAACCAAAAGCAATGCCACCACAATTCCTATCTCAATTGATGTGATTAATAACTGCGGTTTTATTGATCTATGTTTGATAATTGCATATATTATCATGTAGCTTCTCGAAATTCCCAAAGAATATGCAACTAACTCCATTATTCCAAATGGCGAAAGATACAAAATTGCAAGAGGTGGAAAATTTGCCAATGCAGGAATTGATGTCACAATTGCGGCAAATGCAAAACCCGTTGACCACCCTGCGAATAACCCCCAAACTAATCCAAATCCTGGAATAAACATTGGCAGTGCAATTGTCAAGTTATGGACAAAAATTCCGAACCCATCAATTCCATCAACAAGATTGCTGAATTCATCTAGAAACATGGCAGCTTCTTCTTCATTTACTGTACTAATTGCACCGATTTGGTAAACAGCTGAAAATAACCCCATAAAAATAAAAAAAGTCAAAACTCTTTTTTTGTTGAACATTAAACGAACTTCTTTTTTAGATTATTTGAGCATGTCTGTGTTTTTTTCAAAAAGTATTGTTTTCACATCATGATTTCTTAGGAGAACCTAATTCTATGATAGTTATTTCTTCATTAGGAAAATTAATGTATCTTCATGTAATTCTATCACCTAAACTTCCATATATCAAAAATTTATATCATAAACCAAAGAACTTTCTATTGAATTGACAATATCTAACCTTAAGCAGGCATATCCAGATTCATCTAAACCTAAAATCAATTGGGCACGTATAGAAGAGGCAGAGAATTTTGCAAAAACTGTAAAGTTGTATCGTCAAGGCAAATACGACGAAGACAGCTTTAGACGATTTAGACTGCAACATGGGGCATATGGAACTAGAATGACTAGTGATTATGCCATGGTTAGAATTAAACTCCCAGCAGGGGAAATTTATCCAAATCAACTTGAAAAAATATCTCAACTAAGTGAGCAATTCTCTATTGGTAGTGCTCATTTCTCAACTAGAGAAAACATCCAATTACATTGGGTAATCCTAGAAGATGTATCTGAAATTTTGCGAGGTTTGGCAGAAGTAGGTCTTACATCACGTGAAGCATGTGGAAATTCTGTAAGAAATGTAATGTGTAGTCCTTTGTCTGGAGTTTGCCCTGATGAAAAATTTGATTCAACTCCATATGCACTTGCAACTGCTAGATTCTTTTTAAGAAATCCATTATCTCAAAACCTTCCAAGAAAATTCAAATTCAATTTTACATGTTGTGAAAAACATGGTATGGTAAGAATGGTTGATGTTGGTTTGATTCCACAAACTAGAGATTTGAACGGTACGCTACAAAAAGGATTTAAAATATTTCTTGGTGGTGGATTAGGTAACAAATCATTTGTGGGTCACCAATTAGAAGAATTTACTCCTGAAGAAGATCTATTACACACATCAATTGCTGTACTC is drawn from Candidatus Nitrosarchaeum limnium SFB1 and contains these coding sequences:
- a CDS encoding hypothetical protein (hypothetical protein CENSYa_1841); protein product: MGLFSAVYQIGAISTVNEEEAAMFLDEFSNLVDGIDGFGIFVHNLTIALPMFIPGFGLVWGLFAGWSTGFAFAAIVTSIPALANFPPLAILYLSPFGIMELVAYSLGISRSYMIIYAIIKHRSIKPQLLITSIEIGIVVALLLVGGYLEFAMIDGAENIVPSIEDL
- a CDS encoding thioredoxin reductase — encoded protein: MMSANTGATILENKDESPKMPDKKKTKFDIVIIGAGPSGYTAGIYSSRAGYDTLILSGILPGGQLVNTTEVENYPGFEKGIMGPDLMIEMRKQTQRMGTTIIDDEVVDVDFRHKPFKVLTASEEYEGRAVIIATGANPRKLGLAGEQTFAGKGVSYCATCDGPFFRNQELIVVGGGDSAIEEATFLTKFATTVHLVHRRESLRASKIMQDRAEKNNKIKFHWNSAVIDIKGDQKMQQAVLKNIKTGEEKTLNVGGLFVAIGHEPNTKLFKNQIDLDNEGYIILKNKTHTNIEGVFAAGDVHDRNYRQAITAAGFGCMAAIDVDKYLTDSSEK
- a CDS encoding hypothetical protein (hypothetical protein CENSYa_1343), which produces MDRIKLISGYDEKRVRETLNLLLRDRKNEFQELADNVKIPRTSEDWEIIILKFCLDFEECFKTWTDSKEPDSLKNAKCMTIMRAIAKGKKNISDVFHIENIAYTICKEFHETYKKAT
- a CDS encoding response regulator receiver protein → MKILHIDDSPEISKVFSDVLKTKNHDFESITDGKVGLGMVLKNQYDLILLDMCMPNYNGIDFLLDLKKEKSSEIQKTVIVSSLELDEHQTEFLTKLGVKAIKQKPISVQNLLEQTELKIMN
- a CDS encoding hypothetical protein (hypothetical protein Nmar_0677) codes for the protein MYDEPAISEIQLERLVDFLKQTFTVQVEKRENILKYSKKDTAEKIASCRIFNLIKPFERHIPNRDEIVFEQENIRNTSKTENIIMYDGFELQKILTELIPDGDSDSFHIFFTNKLTCTYDYNDYRYHGRALIGANPSIISTTGIIEAPAKPREYYLELMANYTQGINVDTIKQKYKGTYLEYNDYRLSKIIEGYLLQAIFYYETADAFCNKPECRLFNAHWQKDLIYSQIENCRLCENHQQILKNLTM
- a CDS encoding hypothetical protein (hypothetical protein Nmar_0671); this encodes MLTDVMTDERSKLQKTVKEHSDNLARLGKEIVEIKFNYKIIENTTEKYWENRIAEFKKYNEKAIEYYIQAHSLMNLIDKEQSGLFLLSISKLRQTGRRLLTDMGEVKNNPSIIKSKDKQQSKWSKDLREKLIESNTLCMNHEKNMSKIFREFYEKHLKDFLNESENI
- a CDS encoding ribulose-1,5-biphosphate synthetase, with the translated sequence MQKATVAEKSEKIFTDVSEVEITRAIANEWHAVLIDRAQSDVIIIGAGPAGLTASRDLSNMGFKVLVVEQNNYLGGGYWLGGYMMNPVTVREPAQKIWDELGVPYKKVSDGLYITPGPHAVSKLIAAACDAGVKFLNLTKFDDLVLKNGRVAGIVVNWMPVSALPRNITCVDPIALEAKMIIDASGHDSVAVKRLVDRGLAEWKGMNPMYVNEGEEHVVHKTGEVYPGLVAAGMSVTETHGLARMGPTYGSMLFSGRRAAEITAEKIKELER
- a CDS encoding restriction endonuclease, whose translation is MAPRNFFILKSDGRKVKFNPNKILSTCMRAGASRKTAQRILKKVRSDVYHDMGTSDIYKLVLQAISKEKDGAGLHQRYQLKEAIMRLGPAGFAFENYVADLLPYYDLQVSGIRVKIKGKCALHEIDLIGLSSSKQFMIECKHNSYRGTYIGLKVALYTHARFLDLSPRFFGEMIFCNSKISENAKKYSNCIGQQVFSWRYPSEKSLEKIIEENKLYPITILNLTSKELGIFYGIDLMIAKDLLDFDAVKLSEKTGIGTTRIHNLQMMVEKILQL